A portion of the Shewanella sp. SNU WT4 genome contains these proteins:
- the aroK gene encoding shikimate kinase AroK: MAEKRNIFLVGPMGAGKSTIGRHLAQMLHLEFHDSDHEIEKRTGADIAWVFDVEGEEGFRQREAQVVADLTEMQGIVLATGGGSVQSKDIRNFLSARGIVVYLETTIDKQVARTQRDKRRPLLQVDDPRQVLEELAEIRNPLYEEIADVIVKTDEQSAKVVANQIIEQLGF, encoded by the coding sequence ATGGCTGAAAAACGTAATATTTTTCTGGTAGGCCCAATGGGCGCAGGTAAGAGCACCATTGGTCGTCATCTGGCGCAAATGCTGCACTTGGAATTCCATGATTCAGACCACGAGATTGAGAAGCGCACAGGTGCTGATATCGCATGGGTATTTGATGTTGAAGGTGAAGAAGGTTTCCGTCAACGCGAGGCTCAGGTTGTTGCAGACCTGACTGAAATGCAAGGTATCGTTCTAGCAACAGGCGGCGGTTCTGTTCAGAGTAAAGATATCCGTAATTTTCTGTCTGCCCGCGGTATTGTGGTGTATTTAGAAACCACAATTGACAAGCAAGTCGCTCGCACTCAACGTGATAAGCGTCGTCCACTACTGCAAGTAGATGACCCAAGACAAGTTCTGGAAGAACTGGCAGAAATTCGTAATCCTTTATATGAAGAAATCGCCGACGTCATCGTTAAAACCGATGAACAAAGCGCTAAAGTGGTTGCGAATCAAATCATTGAGCAATTAGGATTCTAA
- the rpe gene encoding ribulose-phosphate 3-epimerase: protein MRPFLIAPSILSADFARLGDDVAAVLAAGADVVHFDVMDNHYVPNLTIGPMVCQALRDYGITADIDVHLMVKPVDRIVPDFAKAGASIITFHPEASEHVDRTLQLIKESGCKAGLVFNPATPLHYLDHVMDKLDVILLMSVNPGFGGQSFIPATLDKLRQVRARIDASGFDIRLEVDGGVKTDNIAEIAAAGADMFVAGSAIFSQPDYKTVIDAMRQQLAKVDA, encoded by the coding sequence ATGCGCCCTTTCTTAATTGCTCCTTCGATTTTATCTGCTGACTTTGCCCGTTTAGGGGATGATGTTGCCGCTGTTTTAGCTGCGGGTGCCGATGTGGTTCATTTTGATGTTATGGATAATCACTATGTACCTAATCTGACCATTGGCCCTATGGTGTGCCAAGCGCTACGAGATTACGGTATTACGGCCGATATTGATGTGCATTTAATGGTTAAACCTGTCGATCGCATAGTCCCTGATTTTGCTAAAGCTGGCGCCTCAATTATTACGTTTCATCCAGAAGCCTCAGAGCATGTTGATCGCACCTTGCAGTTGATTAAAGAGTCGGGTTGTAAGGCCGGGTTAGTGTTTAATCCAGCAACGCCGCTGCATTATCTTGATCATGTAATGGATAAACTCGATGTCATCTTACTGATGTCAGTTAATCCGGGGTTTGGTGGGCAGTCATTTATTCCAGCGACCTTAGATAAGCTGCGCCAAGTGCGCGCACGTATTGATGCTAGCGGCTTTGATATTCGCCTTGAAGTGGATGGTGGCGTTAAAACCGATAATATTGCTGAGATAGCTGCGGCTGGCGCCGATATGTTTGTGGCGGGTTCAGCGATTTTCAGTCAACCAGATTACAAAACAGTGATCGATGCCATGCGCCAGCAATTGGCTAAGGTTGATGCCTGA
- a CDS encoding DUF2970 domain-containing protein — translation MSKFWQAMLSAAAAFLGVQSDKQRQADFAEHSPLPFIIAGIVLTLLLVIALLLIVQSVLP, via the coding sequence ATGAGTAAATTTTGGCAAGCCATGTTAAGTGCTGCAGCGGCGTTTTTAGGGGTGCAGTCTGACAAACAGCGACAAGCCGATTTTGCCGAGCACTCCCCGTTGCCATTTATCATCGCGGGAATTGTATTAACGCTACTGTTGGTAATAGCTCTGTTGTTGATTGTGCAATCGGTATTGCCGTAA
- a CDS encoding AAA family ATPase, with product MDLFATSLLPSQESLLQRLQHLASFNSQLYLLCGVAGAGKTQILTALAEHCTGKLVWLSCPKHAKPQEIRRKLLVQICSDSIFDDEQSLVHTLGRLKNQQHQSFHLLIDDADNLSAELWAELLVLSQLQVAGLQLAFTLSCHHDFAKHMLAQLTRAQQSQLVLLQIPPLSFEERVALYHMLASRCEALPQVTRQQMQNELSKQAGTPNEVVSWLSLQLLPTPSSGFKRGAFILPVFVVIAAVMSGYWWLDQQTKQLTLPVTNLVSLSASASISSFAAPLIAKITAPYVLAHIYPAKDNKPAFAVNYVVMDGKDLSLTPLTITPKLAHAELIQVKAFPVNVVLVQGVPVATVQPKVVQTKVVQTKAIDTKAVQNKPSEPELIKSEISQASLVTAKSDSINIVTLESEPKPAVTIKEPQIKAMSKERDPVASNEVLAPVLKAEPRANQKSEPELKETLPSAIPKLGYTLQLATLNNAASAKTVMQGLSSPQVAYLVAEKQWQVLLLGQFDSYKQALAYGDQLVKQYGIAKPGVRSWKNLQTLAVKPL from the coding sequence GTGGATCTATTTGCAACATCATTACTGCCATCTCAAGAATCGCTGTTACAGCGGTTACAGCATCTCGCGAGTTTTAATAGCCAGCTCTACTTATTGTGCGGCGTTGCTGGTGCGGGCAAAACTCAAATACTCACGGCCTTGGCTGAGCACTGCACTGGTAAACTCGTGTGGCTGTCTTGCCCTAAACACGCTAAACCCCAAGAAATCCGCCGTAAGCTGTTAGTGCAAATCTGTAGCGATAGCATATTTGATGATGAGCAATCGTTAGTGCATACCCTCGGCCGCCTTAAGAATCAACAACATCAAAGTTTTCATCTATTGATTGATGATGCCGATAATCTCAGCGCTGAGCTCTGGGCGGAATTACTGGTGTTAAGCCAGTTACAAGTCGCAGGCTTGCAATTAGCGTTTACCTTGTCTTGTCATCACGATTTTGCCAAGCATATGCTCGCGCAATTAACTCGCGCGCAGCAGTCCCAGTTAGTGTTACTGCAAATACCGCCTCTGTCCTTTGAAGAGCGAGTGGCGCTTTATCATATGTTAGCGAGCCGCTGTGAGGCTTTACCTCAAGTCACGCGGCAACAAATGCAGAATGAACTTAGCAAGCAAGCGGGCACGCCGAATGAAGTCGTTAGTTGGCTAAGCTTACAACTGCTACCTACGCCATCATCAGGTTTCAAGCGAGGCGCATTTATCTTGCCGGTCTTTGTGGTGATAGCAGCTGTGATGAGTGGTTATTGGTGGTTAGATCAGCAAACTAAACAGCTAACTTTGCCAGTGACTAATTTGGTTTCACTATCAGCTTCTGCAAGCATTTCTTCCTTCGCCGCCCCCTTAATCGCGAAAATAACTGCGCCATACGTGCTGGCTCATATCTATCCCGCTAAAGACAACAAGCCAGCATTTGCAGTTAACTATGTGGTGATGGATGGCAAAGACTTATCGCTTACACCTTTAACCATTACGCCTAAGTTGGCTCATGCTGAGCTTATCCAAGTCAAAGCGTTTCCAGTTAATGTGGTGTTAGTGCAGGGGGTGCCAGTAGCAACCGTGCAGCCTAAGGTTGTCCAAACTAAGGTTGTTCAAACTAAAGCCATTGATACCAAAGCTGTTCAAAATAAGCCTAGCGAACCTGAACTCATTAAGAGTGAAATATCACAGGCTTCGTTAGTCACGGCTAAATCTGATTCAATTAACATTGTTACGCTTGAGTCTGAGCCTAAGCCAGCAGTCACTATCAAAGAGCCTCAAATTAAAGCCATGAGTAAAGAGCGTGATCCTGTGGCTAGCAATGAGGTGCTAGCTCCGGTGCTTAAGGCAGAGCCTAGAGCCAATCAAAAATCCGAACCTGAGCTTAAGGAAACACTGCCTAGTGCAATACCTAAGCTTGGTTATACGCTGCAACTGGCCACATTAAATAATGCCGCATCGGCTAAAACGGTAATGCAGGGCTTATCGTCACCGCAAGTGGCATATCTAGTGGCTGAAAAGCAATGGCAGGTATTATTACTTGGACAATTTGACAGCTACAAACAAGCCTTGGCTTATGGCGATCAACTCGTTAAGCAATATGGCATAGCAAAACCTGGGGTTCGTTCGTGGAAAAATCTGCAAACCTTAGCCGTTAAGCCATTATAG
- a CDS encoding pilus assembly protein PilP: MKPLIVAVICCGLLGCYGDKSDLESFVTTTKAQHVAHIPPLKEPPKFEHFEYQAELMRSPFVPPSRELTEEVVDSSKDCIQPDIRRRKERLETYPLDNLKMRGSLKDKDKVWALIQTNDNNVYRMGVGEYLGLFHGKIANITPLNVEILELIPDGTGCWTVRSSNMELTGK; the protein is encoded by the coding sequence ATGAAACCGTTAATAGTTGCGGTTATCTGTTGTGGTTTACTCGGGTGTTATGGGGATAAAAGCGATTTAGAGTCGTTTGTCACTACGACCAAGGCTCAACATGTCGCGCATATTCCGCCCTTAAAAGAACCGCCTAAATTTGAGCACTTTGAATATCAAGCTGAGTTGATGCGCAGCCCATTTGTGCCGCCGTCACGCGAACTCACCGAAGAGGTTGTTGATTCATCGAAAGACTGTATACAACCGGATATACGACGACGTAAAGAAAGATTAGAAACCTACCCACTCGATAACCTTAAGATGCGTGGTAGCCTTAAGGATAAAGATAAAGTTTGGGCATTAATTCAAACCAATGATAACAATGTATATCGCATGGGCGTTGGTGAATATTTAGGGTTATTCCACGGCAAAATTGCCAATATCACCCCTTTAAATGTGGAAATTTTAGAATTAATTCCGGATGGCACTGGTTGTTGGACTGTACGCAGCAGCAACATGGAACTTACCGGTAAATAA
- a CDS encoding Dam family site-specific DNA-(adenine-N6)-methyltransferase, whose translation MKQKQRAFLKWAGGKYKLVDTLRQYLPTGKRLVEPFVGAGSVFLNTDYDSYLLCDINQDLINLYEIVKHSPDAYIKASKALFVPEMNQKEAYYQNRLAFNASTDSFERSVLFLYLNRHGFNGLCRYNRKGGFNVPFGSYKKPYFPEAELRAFAVKAQRAEFKCISYQQAFSLAKSGDVIYCDPPYAPLSSTSSFTTYVGAGFSLDDQALLARFSRHTAIARSIPVVISNHDIALTRELYHGARMGKIQVQRNISQNGASRTKVDELIALYDETYHGEFDINDSKLPQVKA comes from the coding sequence ATGAAACAGAAACAACGTGCCTTCCTAAAATGGGCCGGGGGTAAATACAAGTTAGTTGACACCCTCCGTCAATATCTGCCAACAGGTAAACGTTTGGTAGAGCCTTTTGTGGGCGCAGGATCTGTGTTTCTGAATACCGATTATGACAGCTATTTGCTGTGCGATATCAACCAAGATTTGATCAACCTCTACGAGATAGTCAAACATAGCCCTGATGCTTACATCAAGGCGAGCAAGGCTTTATTTGTGCCTGAGATGAATCAAAAAGAAGCCTACTATCAAAACCGCTTAGCTTTTAATGCGAGCACGGACAGTTTTGAGCGCTCAGTGTTATTTTTGTATCTCAATCGCCATGGTTTTAATGGTTTATGCCGTTACAACCGTAAAGGTGGCTTTAATGTGCCTTTTGGCTCCTATAAAAAACCTTATTTCCCAGAAGCGGAATTGCGAGCCTTTGCGGTTAAAGCCCAGCGCGCTGAATTTAAATGTATTAGTTATCAGCAAGCTTTTAGCTTAGCTAAAAGTGGCGACGTGATTTATTGCGATCCGCCGTATGCGCCACTGTCATCCACCTCAAGTTTTACTACTTATGTGGGCGCGGGCTTTAGCTTAGACGACCAAGCCTTGCTGGCGCGTTTTTCACGCCATACGGCGATTGCTCGCAGTATTCCCGTAGTGATTAGTAATCATGATATAGCGCTGACGCGTGAGCTTTATCATGGCGCGCGCATGGGTAAAATTCAGGTGCAGCGCAACATTAGTCAAAATGGCGCCAGTCGCACTAAGGTTGATGAGTTAATTGCTTTATATGATGAGACTTATCATGGCGAGTTTGATATTAACGACAGCAAGTTGCCGCAAGTTAAGGCTTGA
- the trpS gene encoding tryptophan--tRNA ligase, whose amino-acid sequence MTKPIVLSGAQPSGELTIGNYMGALRQWVAMQDSHDCLYCVVDLHAITVRQEAAKLRQACLDTLALYLACGVDPKKSTVFIQSQVPQHAQLGWILNCFTQMGELNRMTQFKDKSQKHANNINVGLFGYPVLMAADILLYQANEIPVGQDQKQHLELTRDIANRFNNVYGDTFVVPEPFIPEHGAKVMSLQEPLKKMSKSDDNRNNVIGLLEDPKTVLKKIKKAMTDGDEPPVVRYDLENKAGVSNLLSLMSGVTGESIASLEAQFEGKMYGHLKVATGEAVVSMLEPLQQRYHEFRSDEAYLNAVMKDGAERAQIRAAKTLKDVSEKIGLLV is encoded by the coding sequence ATGACTAAACCCATAGTGCTAAGCGGTGCCCAGCCGTCAGGTGAATTAACCATAGGTAACTACATGGGCGCACTTCGTCAGTGGGTCGCCATGCAAGATAGCCATGACTGCCTATACTGCGTGGTTGATTTACATGCCATTACCGTTCGCCAAGAAGCCGCTAAATTAAGACAAGCTTGTCTTGATACCTTAGCCCTGTATCTAGCGTGCGGCGTTGATCCTAAGAAGAGCACTGTCTTTATTCAATCGCAAGTACCACAGCATGCGCAGCTAGGCTGGATTTTAAATTGCTTTACCCAAATGGGTGAGCTTAATCGCATGACTCAGTTTAAAGATAAGTCGCAAAAGCATGCCAACAACATTAACGTTGGCTTGTTTGGTTATCCTGTGCTGATGGCGGCCGATATCTTGTTATATCAAGCCAATGAAATTCCTGTGGGCCAAGATCAGAAGCAACATTTAGAGCTGACGCGCGATATCGCTAATCGCTTTAACAATGTCTATGGCGATACCTTTGTGGTGCCAGAGCCTTTCATTCCTGAGCATGGCGCCAAGGTAATGTCGCTGCAAGAGCCGCTAAAGAAGATGTCTAAGTCAGATGACAACCGCAATAACGTCATTGGCTTGCTTGAAGACCCAAAAACTGTGCTCAAGAAAATCAAGAAAGCCATGACTGACGGCGATGAGCCACCAGTCGTGCGTTATGACTTAGAAAATAAAGCGGGCGTTTCTAACCTGTTAAGTCTGATGTCTGGCGTAACGGGTGAATCCATTGCTAGCCTTGAAGCTCAGTTTGAAGGCAAGATGTATGGCCATCTTAAAGTGGCGACCGGTGAAGCCGTAGTCTCTATGTTAGAGCCGCTGCAGCAGCGTTACCATGAGTTCCGCAGCGATGAAGCGTATCTTAATGCTGTGATGAAAGATGGTGCTGAGCGCGCGCAAATCCGCGCCGCTAAGACCTTAAAAGACGTGTCTGAAAAGATAGGTTTGTTGGTGTAA
- a CDS encoding type 4a pilus biogenesis protein PilO, with product MKFDIQQFNDLDFENVGGWSFQVKAFFATVLVVLVCFGGYFLFISDARENLARVEQQELDLREDFKNKYRLAANLVLYREQLIVMEEQFAELLQMLPSKNEMPGLLDDLTFVATDSGLKINSLNWQPEVELDFYLEFPINMSVRGDYHMMGKMAAGVAKLPRIVSLHDFTIIKQESGELEMNIQAKTYRFKEGAELPQNAKGVKP from the coding sequence ATGAAATTTGATATTCAGCAATTTAACGATCTTGATTTTGAAAATGTTGGCGGCTGGTCATTTCAGGTAAAAGCCTTTTTTGCGACTGTATTAGTTGTCCTTGTCTGTTTTGGTGGTTATTTTCTTTTTATCTCTGATGCGCGCGAAAATCTTGCTCGGGTAGAACAACAAGAACTAGATCTGCGTGAAGATTTTAAAAATAAATATCGATTGGCCGCTAACCTTGTCTTATATCGAGAACAGCTTATTGTCATGGAAGAGCAATTTGCTGAATTACTACAAATGTTGCCTTCTAAAAATGAAATGCCAGGTTTGCTCGATGACTTAACTTTTGTGGCGACAGATTCAGGCTTAAAAATTAACAGTCTGAATTGGCAGCCGGAAGTTGAACTCGATTTCTATTTGGAGTTTCCCATCAACATGTCGGTGCGTGGTGATTATCATATGATGGGTAAGATGGCTGCCGGCGTGGCTAAATTGCCTCGGATTGTGAGCCTGCATGATTTTACTATCATTAAGCAGGAGTCTGGTGAGCTTGAAATGAATATTCAAGCTAAGACTTATCGCTTTAAAGAAGGGGCTGAATTGCCTCAAAATGCTAAAGGAGTCAAACCATGA
- the aroB gene encoding 3-dehydroquinate synthase — protein sequence MQQLQVELDERSYPIYIGQKLLNDSEILSRYSLNKTVLIVTNDTIAPLFLAKLTQALQGLSGAIYSHILPDGEVFKTLSQLEGIFATALEHTLGRDCVFVALGGGVIGDMTGFAAACYQRGVDFIQIPTTLLSQVDSSVGGKTAVNHALGKNMIGAFYQPKQVIIDIDCLNSLPSREFAAGMAEVIKYGIMWDGHFFDYLEQHADAILALEPSALTTVIKRCCEIKAQVVGEDETEHGVRALLNLGHTFGHAIESEMGYGNWLHGEAVAAGTVLAAKTAQALGYIDESKVWRICQLFTRFNLPIAAPESMNFDSFIKHMRRDKKVLAGKLRLVLPTDIGSAQIVTGVEDSLLAKVIDRR from the coding sequence ATGCAGCAACTTCAGGTTGAATTAGATGAACGCAGTTATCCAATTTATATAGGCCAGAAGTTGTTGAATGATAGTGAGATTTTGTCTCGCTATTCACTTAACAAAACCGTTCTTATTGTCACAAATGACACCATAGCACCACTTTTCCTTGCAAAGCTTACCCAAGCCTTGCAGGGATTGAGTGGTGCCATTTATTCTCATATTTTGCCTGATGGCGAAGTATTCAAAACCCTATCTCAGCTTGAAGGTATCTTTGCGACAGCATTGGAACATACCTTAGGTCGAGATTGTGTGTTCGTTGCCTTAGGTGGCGGCGTAATTGGTGATATGACAGGCTTTGCTGCCGCATGTTACCAACGTGGCGTGGATTTTATACAAATACCTACCACTCTCCTTTCTCAAGTTGACTCCTCTGTTGGTGGTAAAACTGCTGTTAATCATGCCCTTGGCAAGAATATGATCGGTGCTTTTTATCAGCCTAAACAGGTGATTATTGACATCGACTGCTTGAATTCATTACCAAGTCGCGAATTTGCGGCCGGCATGGCTGAAGTCATCAAGTACGGCATCATGTGGGATGGCCATTTTTTTGATTATCTCGAGCAACATGCTGATGCCATCTTGGCTCTTGAACCATCTGCACTTACCACTGTAATTAAGCGCTGCTGTGAAATCAAAGCTCAAGTGGTTGGCGAGGATGAAACTGAGCATGGCGTGCGCGCCTTATTGAATTTAGGCCATACCTTTGGTCATGCTATCGAGTCTGAAATGGGCTATGGCAATTGGTTGCACGGTGAAGCTGTTGCAGCTGGCACAGTACTTGCTGCTAAAACTGCGCAGGCGTTAGGTTATATAGATGAGTCAAAGGTTTGGCGGATTTGTCAGCTGTTTACTCGTTTTAATTTGCCAATTGCGGCGCCTGAATCAATGAACTTTGATAGTTTTATCAAGCATATGCGGCGTGACAAAAAGGTGTTAGCGGGTAAGTTACGTTTGGTACTACCAACCGATATAGGTAGTGCTCAAATTGTCACTGGAGTTGAAGACTCCTTACTGGCTAAGGTCATAGATCGCCGCTAA
- a CDS encoding type IV pilus secretin PilQ family protein, translated as MDAVVNRARLLKCDTRAMIGLGLWLGAIPMAMAANQLIDIKYHGLAGQQLTMELVFSEPIIQAPVLAIANDPSGLLLNFADANSGLATSTVTINKNGVEGVETQQLAQDLQVKLLMNSILPYQGETIGNSYKLTLNDNQADANSPGTSQFINGVKNLDFRRNAQGGGELLVYFDNDQIAADVEQVGAKIELKFFNTKIQNDSLYVMDVQDFATPVTSFETFSDELTSRVLVDVKGNYAFTHKQSGNLFTLDINQVNQVAAADAKKEYKGKNLSLDFQSIPVRTVLQIIADYNNFNLVTSDTVEGDITLRLDDVPWDQALELILKTKGLDKRIDGNILMVAPAEELAIRESQNLKNKQEVEELAPLYSEYLQINYAKASDISQLLKGSDSSLLTTRGSVAVDERTNTLLVKDTAESLANIARLVEVLDIPIRQVLIESRMVTVKDNVSEDLGIRWGISDKQGDKGTSGTLEGAQDIVNGKVPSINDRLNLNLPSAAANSASIAFHIAKLADGTILDLELSALEQENKGEIIASPRLMTSNQKAAYIEQGVEIPYVESTSSGATSVTFKKAVLSLRVTPQITPDNRVILDLEITQDSQGKTVDTPTGPAVAIDTQRIGTQVLVDNGETIVLGGIYQQNLINRVSKVPLLGDIPYLGLMFRNSSDQNERQELLIFVTPKIVTEKI; from the coding sequence ATGGATGCAGTTGTCAATCGCGCGCGCTTATTAAAGTGTGATACCAGGGCCATGATAGGTTTGGGTTTATGGCTAGGAGCCATCCCCATGGCGATGGCAGCTAATCAACTGATAGATATTAAATACCATGGGCTCGCTGGGCAGCAGTTAACCATGGAATTAGTGTTTAGTGAGCCCATTATTCAAGCGCCAGTGTTAGCCATAGCCAACGACCCATCAGGATTATTGCTTAATTTTGCTGATGCGAATTCAGGCCTAGCGACTTCGACAGTCACCATTAATAAAAATGGGGTCGAAGGAGTTGAAACTCAGCAACTGGCTCAAGATTTACAAGTTAAATTACTGATGAACAGCATTTTGCCATATCAAGGCGAAACCATAGGTAATAGCTATAAATTAACCCTCAATGACAATCAGGCTGATGCTAATTCACCAGGTACCAGTCAATTTATTAATGGTGTTAAAAATCTAGATTTTCGTCGTAATGCGCAAGGTGGTGGCGAATTATTAGTCTATTTTGATAATGATCAAATCGCGGCAGATGTTGAGCAAGTTGGGGCTAAAATCGAACTTAAGTTCTTTAATACCAAAATCCAAAATGATTCCTTGTATGTGATGGATGTGCAAGATTTCGCCACCCCAGTCACTAGCTTTGAAACTTTCAGTGATGAATTAACGTCGCGAGTGTTGGTCGATGTAAAAGGCAATTACGCTTTTACTCATAAGCAAAGTGGCAACTTGTTTACGCTTGATATTAATCAGGTCAATCAGGTCGCTGCGGCGGATGCTAAGAAAGAATATAAAGGTAAAAACCTGTCACTGGATTTTCAAAGCATTCCAGTAAGAACCGTGTTACAGATTATTGCTGATTATAATAATTTCAATTTAGTCACCAGCGATACGGTAGAAGGGGATATTACTTTACGATTAGATGATGTGCCTTGGGATCAAGCATTAGAGTTAATTCTAAAAACCAAAGGGCTTGATAAGCGCATTGATGGCAATATTCTGATGGTGGCCCCCGCAGAAGAATTGGCTATCCGTGAATCGCAGAATCTTAAAAATAAGCAAGAAGTGGAGGAGTTAGCTCCTTTATATTCAGAGTATTTACAGATTAATTATGCCAAAGCTTCAGACATTTCACAGTTACTTAAAGGCAGTGATTCCAGCTTATTAACCACCCGCGGTAGTGTGGCGGTGGATGAGCGCACTAATACTTTATTAGTGAAAGATACCGCAGAATCATTAGCTAATATTGCCAGATTAGTTGAAGTTTTAGATATCCCAATTCGTCAGGTGCTGATTGAATCGCGTATGGTGACGGTAAAAGATAACGTCTCTGAAGATCTCGGAATTCGTTGGGGTATTTCTGATAAACAAGGTGATAAAGGTACTTCGGGTACGCTCGAAGGCGCGCAGGATATAGTTAACGGTAAAGTGCCTTCGATCAATGATCGTCTAAACCTGAACTTACCATCGGCCGCGGCAAACTCGGCTAGTATTGCCTTTCATATTGCCAAGCTTGCTGATGGCACCATTTTAGATTTGGAATTAAGTGCGTTAGAGCAAGAAAACAAGGGTGAGATTATTGCAAGTCCTCGCTTAATGACCTCCAATCAAAAGGCGGCCTACATAGAGCAAGGGGTTGAAATTCCTTATGTAGAATCAACCTCGAGTGGCGCAACTTCAGTCACCTTTAAAAAGGCCGTGTTATCGCTGCGAGTAACGCCGCAGATCACTCCAGATAATCGGGTGATTTTGGATTTGGAAATTACCCAAGATTCGCAAGGTAAAACTGTAGATACACCAACCGGCCCCGCGGTAGCTATTGATACTCAAAGAATTGGTACCCAAGTTTTAGTCGATAATGGTGAAACTATAGTGTTGGGTGGGATTTATCAGCAAAACCTGATAAATCGAGTGAGTAAAGTGCCATTATTAGGTGATATTCCCTACCTTGGCTTAATGTTCCGTAACTCATCAGACCAAAATGAACGCCAGGAATTGCTTATTTTCGTGACCCCTAAAATTGTCACTGAGAAAATTTAA
- a CDS encoding phosphoglycolate phosphatase — translation MINAKAIRAVAFDLDGTLVDSVPDLCLATQATLADLGLKTCTENQVRAWVGNGAHMLMRRAMTHALETEVDEAELTAAMPLFMQYYEQHLHGRSLLYPDVLAVLTRLKQSGLRLAVVTNKPYRFTVPLLASLGISDLFELVLGGDSLAAMKPDPMPLNHLLTEWCLKPEQLLMVGDSKNDILAAKAANLASIGLTYGYNYGEDIGLCGPDAVYDQFSEILTWFPQA, via the coding sequence ATGATAAATGCCAAAGCCATTCGCGCTGTTGCCTTTGATCTTGATGGCACTTTAGTTGATAGCGTGCCGGATTTATGTTTAGCGACGCAGGCCACACTTGCCGACTTAGGGCTTAAGACGTGTACAGAAAACCAAGTGCGCGCTTGGGTAGGCAATGGCGCTCATATGCTGATGCGCCGAGCCATGACACATGCGTTAGAGACTGAGGTTGATGAAGCTGAGCTCACTGCCGCTATGCCATTATTTATGCAGTATTATGAGCAGCACTTGCATGGTCGTAGCTTGCTTTATCCCGACGTGCTCGCAGTGTTAACGCGCCTAAAGCAATCAGGTTTACGCTTAGCCGTAGTCACCAATAAGCCTTATCGTTTTACCGTGCCATTATTGGCAAGTTTAGGTATTAGCGATTTATTTGAACTGGTATTAGGCGGGGATTCCCTTGCGGCGATGAAACCCGATCCTATGCCATTAAATCATCTATTAACTGAATGGTGCTTAAAGCCTGAGCAGTTATTAATGGTCGGTGATTCAAAAAATGACATTCTAGCGGCAAAAGCTGCCAATCTTGCCTCAATCGGCTTGACCTATGGCTACAACTACGGTGAAGATATTGGGCTCTGCGGCCCCGATGCCGTATATGATCAATTTTCAGAGATATTGACCTGGTTCCCCCAGGCATAA